The Magnolia sinica isolate HGM2019 chromosome 11, MsV1, whole genome shotgun sequence DNA window CACCAGACAGCCCACTAACACCATTATTGGGCTCAGCATCAGCACCCAATCGGGCACAGTTAGggcagaaaaaagaaaataggGAAAAACCATGGTAATCAAACAGGCCTTTACTCAGGAATAGAAATATGTCCCTTCTGCAATTAGAAGCAAGAACAAAGCTAACAGAAATTTAGCATTTATAATgaacttatttttgaaattaattaaaagaaagaaaaaatccaggAAACCTTACAGAATCCCTGAACTCTACAAACGCAGCTTCGGGTAGGTATGCATATGTAGTACCACTATCCAGGACAGTTCCATACTTGCTATCAAAGACCCTTGGATTCAATTGCAACGGCTTTCCGGCCACATGGATTTCCTTCAGCTCAATATTGTAATATGGACTGTTGCCAGCCCGAAACTAAGAGTAAATGCGTCAGATGTATCAAATGTAATTGTCAGGAAAAAATTGATAATTACAATCTGTAAGAAAACAAGTACAAAACCATACCTGCGGACTGGATCAGAATGAGAAAAGACCATATCACCAGGAGGAGAAATTCCACCGAGAACCATTGCACCACCACCCATGTCCATCCCACCATAACATAAAGAAAATGAATCACTGATTACTCCCTTGTCAACCAATTGATCCATTATACTGAGCTCACCACGGCCAAGACCCATTATGCCATCAGCACGTTGGTTAAAAAGATCGCCAGTTTCCAAATTTTCGCAACCGAAAACGGCACGTTGGGGCTCAAGCATGCTCTCATCACCAAAAGAGACAACGTCCTCACCAAGAACCCCACTGCTAGAGCTCATTTCTGCATACTGCCTCTCATAAACACACTGTGTATTTTTCTCATCACAAGTACAATTCAAATGGCATTTTACTGGTTGGTAAGTGCTTGACAAATCAGGCTGGAACTTTGCATCCTGGATGGTAACAAAAACAAGCATTCAAAActgagaaaggaaaagaaactaAAAAAGTTTCTGTAAAGAACATTCAAGGCATGGAGAATCAGTAACCATGGGGTAAGTTTTTTTGATAGTCATAGATAACAAAGTAAGGCTATAATGCAGCCATTAGACAACAATATCAACAGATCTGGTTTACCACACAATGAAGAATGGAAGAGATGACAGGAATGCAACTAATACTTCCTGTAAAGAAAATATGAACACATACATGTCAGAATAATAGGTGCAGCAACTTGCAAACCCATGCGCGTGTGTAGAAGGTTTCAAGTCCAGCTGGTTGGACCATAATTACAGTCCACCCAgcgaataacttccaacctatcatgtTTGTTCGACAACCAACCCTTCTAGTACAGTatccccaccatgaggatcaccttgtggaaaaatcagcaccatccattcattaggtgggccacaccatagaagacaacttttaaccattgataaataacaaaacacaagtgtggtccacatggcaagtcgatgtggctgatttttgccaAAAATAATCATTGGTGGATCATAAAAtatagtccaaccagttggacttgaaatTGTCtctcatgcatacatacatacattaatatatatatatatatagacacacacgcgcacacacacatacacatgcacacgcacacaGATTGCTGTTCTTCAAGCTGAAGGAGAGAAAGTGACTCCATTATGAATTATTTAGTTCAATGCAGCAGGTGAGAGAAATGATTGGCATTCTTAACTCAAACTCAAATATGAGGTGTTACATGATGCCTTTTCTTTTAACAGCAATGAAACTAAACTCATGTGGCCTCGACGGCAGAGGAAAGCCCATGTCAAAGACATGTGCCAGAAATTCAAGCCTCAGATAGTGGCACTCTAAGAAACTAAACTCCAATCAATTAGTAAGTCCAATATTGACGCTCTGTGGGGGGTCCATTAGAAAGAACATATCTCTCTTGATGCAAATGGCTCCTCTAAGGAAATCGTAGTTGCCTGGATTCTTCTTCTTGGTGTGAGGATTCCCTTAACAGAGCCTATTCGGTCTTTGTGGCCCTAGGGACCTTTCCTTCAAGATTCAAATGGGTTTTTTCTTCGATCTACAGCCCCTATAAAGCCTTCTCAAGACATGGTCCCTGCCCTAGTGTCTTGGAGGGGACTTTAATGTTGTTTGGTTTTCTTTCGAATTCAAAAACTCGAATGGTAGCCATCTTTCATTTTGCTTGATGTCCTTGAGGAATGTTGGGGGCCCAAGCCCTTTCGATATGAGCTTTCATGGCTCGAAATTGATGGCTTCCCCTCTCTAATTTCGAACTGGTGGAATTCCTTCTCCATCTTCGCAACCAAGTTTTGTCCCAAGTAAGAAGCTAAAACTTGTCAAGTCTAACTTGATTGACTAGAGGAAAGAGACGCAGGAGGATCTCAGGGATGTTGCCATTAACATTCTTTCGAAAATTCGGTCCCTTGATGTGCAGGAAGAATCTTCACCCCTCTCGATTAAGGACTCTTCCCTACGAGCTTCCCTTCTCAAGTGTTTTTGGATCTGTTAAAAAAGGACTCAAGTGGATTTTATACAAGACTTTCACTCTTCGAGCCATCTGTTTCAAGCCATGGGAGCTTCATTCATAACCATTATCCTAAAATCAATAGAGCGTCTGATCCCAAGGATTTCAAACCAATTAGCCTCCTAGTCCTTACAAAATCCTAACGAAAGTCTTAGCTTCCCGGCTGAGACCAAGCTTATCCTCAATCATCTCTGAGGCTCAAAGTGTATTCCTGGCTAATCAGCAGAGATCCTTGATTGCACTCTCCTAGCCCATGAATTAATTCACTCTTGTCATAGATCGGAGATGGGTGGTTTGGTCTATAAGCTCGATTTAGAGAAAGCCTTTAACCATGTGGACTGGGATTTGTCTGGACTACATCTTGGGTCGCCTCGGTTGTGGCTAGAAGTGGCGTGGCTGGATCCGAGCCTGTCATTCGTCTGCTTCTTCTTCTATGCTCATTAATGGTTCTCCTAAAGGTTTTTTTTCTCCTCTTCTAAAAGTCTGAGACAAGGGGATCCACTCTCCCATTTCCTTTTTGTCATAGCCTCTGAAGGCTTCAACATATTACTGGGAAGGGGGAATCGGTGGGTTTGATCCAAGGTTTTTCCATGGCTAATCTCTCTGCTTTGGCCTCCCACATCCAGTTTGCAGATGGCACCCTCCTCTTCTTTGAGGTCTCTCTATCAGCCTTCGTTAATCTCAGTAAACTCATCCATTGTTTCAAAGCAGTCTCAAGCCTCAAGATTAAATTGAGTAAAAGCGAATTGTTGGGTATCAATATATGTTCTGACCAGTTGCTCGAGTTTGCAGAGGCTTTTGGCTATAAGGTTGGTTCACTCCCAACTACCTATCTTGGCCTTCCTTTCTGCATTGCCAAGCATATATTGGATGCAGTTATCAAGAGAGTAGAGCGTAAGCTAGCCGTTGGTGGTGTCGGTTTATGTTGCTTGGGAGCTAATTGACTCTCATTGAATCAGCTCTATCCAATCTCCCGTCTtactttctctttgtttttcattGTTTCTCTATGGTTCTCTCTAAGCCAAAGGAGCTTCAAAGAGACTTTCTCTGGAGTGACAATTCTGACATCAAGAATTTCTGCTTGCTCATTTGCTCCGAGGTCTGCAAACCTTATTCTAAGCGGGGTGTTGGGATTCAGGTCTTGGCGGATATCAATTCCACCCTTCTTGGTAAGTGGGCTTGGTGCGGCAGTTCAAAAAGGCATTGATGATGCAAGAAAGTATAGCTAGCAAGTATGGCTCCAACTAATGAAATTGGTTTACAAAGCCTTCTTCTCTCTATCATGCCTCTCCTTGTTGGAAAGTTGTCGCTTCCCTCGGCCTTTTATGCTGGATAGCTTCTCCTTTGGTCTCAACGACAGTAAAAGAATTCACTTCTGGTAGGACCATTGGATCTCAGTCTCCCCTTTCCAGTCTCTCTTCCCTATCTTAGCCAGAATAGCCTCTAATTTGTCTTGCTTTATGGCGGATTGCTTCTCTAACGTTGGTTCTAGGGTCTAGTGCCCCACTTGCAGGAGATCGCAGTCAAACTCTGAGATCCAAGACTTCCTTAGTCTTCTTAAGCTCCTAGATGGTACCAAACCTAACCCTGTGTGGAGGATTCCGCTTCTTGGTCACTTTGCCCGTCTAGTCATTTTTCATCCAAGTCCCTCTATCGGAAGTTGAGAAGCTCCCCCTCGCCTTTCCCCCCAAAATGCAAAATTTCCTTCCTTCATTTGGCCCTACAAAGGCGCGTCGAGAGTTGTTGCCTATGTTTGGCTCCTATACAGAGGGAGAACTCTCATGATTGACAATTTAACGGAAGTGGAGCATGGccctgatgaggacatccaagcacCTTACAGAGTATACCAGATGAGGAGGAGATAAGCTCCAATTTTACCTTGGCTTGGTGACCACTACAtgggcccaggtgggccacatcaaagaccccacatgcatgatcatgcatctttgaaggccctacactaggaagatgcatgtgagttGTTTATTAAGGAGTTTAGACCAATGGATTGCGAGGACACGTTAATCAGATGGTTGAATCTTGAGGACGCTTTGATCGAACAATTGAATCATTGTGATCTTAgcatattttaaataaataaataaataaatcttttcTGAGActtggggaggggggggggggggggagggaataAGGGATGATGGATGATTTGAATGAAAACTCTTTTCTCTTCCTGTGAATGGAGATTAATGGTGTGATAACAAGTTGTGAAGCCTAATATTTCATCTCTTATTTCTCTTTAAAAATGTATTTCTCTCTTGtctttctcatcttcttctcaaATCCCTCTTTTCTTCGCCAACACTAGATccctttattcttttcttttaaacTTAAACCCACTATTCCTAAGCCATCTTCTCTTATCCCTCTCCCCACCAAAACCCATCCCATCTCCATTAAGCCCACACGTACAGATTGCTTGTCCGTACAAGTCAATCAATACAATTGTACGGATAGGGTCGTACCACTGTACGATCAGCCATCAAACTTCCTTTCTTCCCTCTCTTCGATTGTTCTTCCCTCCCCTTAAACCCTAGCCTAAAACCCTACTTCCATTCACCTCTAAACCCCAGTTTTCCAAGCCCTAATTCCCAATTCCCTATGAAACCCCAATCTCCTATTTCCTATAAGATCCTAAATTCTCAAATCCTTCCAAAGTTCTTATTCCTTTCAAATCCCTAACCTTATATActcaaatcctaaccctagattcccATATCCTTAACCCTAAAGAGACCAAATCAGCCCTTTGAATTAGACCTATGCCTGTGATAAAGTGGGAATTCCACCTTCCATTAATCCtttgaaattcatgttttatatgatttagtttattgtgggattgtgatttagcttgaaatctgaattttattgttTACTTGATTTCTTAGATTTGTAGTAGGCTAATATGTCTTATGCTTTGAATTGCACTTTAATCCGTTTATAATTTATTTGCATCATATTTAGTATAGACCACACATCCTGCATCAAGCCCTCCCCAATATATGCCTCCTTCGCCACAGTGATACTGAGACCAATGATCTCTTCCTCCATTGTCTTTTTTCCTTAGAAATCCAGTCTTCTATTCCAACCAAGTTTGGGATTTCTTGGGTCATGCCTAGCAATATCTTCGGTTTGCCATTCACTTGGCATAGATCAATCACCGCGACTCACTAAAGCCTCTTTAGCGCCTCGTAGATATAGCATTCCTCTGGGCCATTTGGAGAAAGCAAAaccacaatgttttaaatatcgttatcgcataatgtatcacacccttgggatacgaatacatatcagttatcgcataagatatatcagttgtattgcgtaatgtatcgttgttgttggaaaacaTTGGAACaatgggaaattggttgaatttttcaatgaaacttcagggattgttgaaaaagacaccaatacacatttagaaatcaaaaaattaccccaaaaaaatgcacataataggagtttcctttgtatggggtcctaatatatgtgttgtccaactgaactgatgcaagcatattcaaagtttattcatacaacttATAAAcgcaagaagacatgtatggaaacacaagtaatatattcaaaagcaaaagaagaatcactagatcaagttacatacatgttcgattttgtgtttggatacaaatattgcaactgatttgtgaaaaattgagaaatttgatttttcccaattttctacaacttggcccatctccctaaatctcgaaattgaagcttcaaatccatgatttttcatggaaaacatgaataatcatagatttataaccatttgacactaatttaacatgatttataactaaaaaaaaaaagatcgaaaatGTTCACTAAatcaaataggtgggatatatcagcactatcTACGTGTTTCgaatcgcacaggtgggatataatatatatcgtgggatatatcagccaatattgtcaatatttaaaacactgtgaAACCATTGCTGCTTTTGCAATCAATCTTTGGGATGCTTCGAATTGGTGACTAGCCTTCCTTCGGTGGATTGTAGTGCCTTCTCTTCCCTTTTGGGCTTGCAATGGGCTGACAGTCTCCGGCCCTAGGGATTTTCCCCACGTTGAGTTGTATTTTTCTTTGCTTTGCTTTTCCTTTTGTTTCTTTTTAGTTCTTCTTGTTTTTGTTTTGCTTAGATTGTATAATAggttctttttgtttcttttgtttgcTTTCTATTTTTTATGTGATCCTCGTGTGCCATTCAaaatgaaagggaaattttataggatagataTAAGAATAGAcagaatgttgggtagttaaggaacaacatgttcataggatgagtgtagttgaATGGCGATGTTGAGAAGAATGAGTAGCAAAATgaagaaggatagaattagaaatgaatgcattcatggGAACTAAGGAGTAACACCAATAGGTGATAAGATTAGGGAAAGTAGACAGAGATGGtatggtcatgtgcaacagagaccaagaactgcaccagctaagagtgagttggtacaagttgaaggctgtaaaagggcaagggaaaggctcAATAGGACATGAGTGAAGGAAGTAAGAAAAGACTCGATAACTTATGGTCTAGCTacagttatggcccttgatagagtggaatggtggaacaggattcatgtagttgacccaattagttgagataaggatgaaatggtgatgatgatgatgatgcacaacAATGAACTTTTATTCAACAAAGAATGCAAAACCCAATAAGACACAAAATACAACAACAAACAACACCCAGAATCACAACATGAATTGATAACAAGGAGTCATCTATTGGAGAACAAAAGGGAGCCAACCCATCACAATCCATTGGCCCTAGAAGGTACCGACTCATCCCCTTGAATGGCCGACAGCCCCCAGCCCAGGATATAATCTTCCCTCAATCAAAAGCGCCTTTTATTTGTTGAATGCAAGCACAGTATAGGTGGGAGCCCACCTTTCAGAAACCCAAGCCACtgttttggtgggccatcaaggGTGGGCCATCCCTAAGGTCTCCCCTATCAGACATCCTAGCAATCCAATTACAATGGGCACTAGTTAAACCATTCTCCACACTTAACTAGTCCCAATCAAATGGATAGATCATCTCATGGGAAAGACTTTTCAGGCATCACCcatccatcttgtggcccaccacataAACATTACAGGTCACCAAAAACATTGCCTGCATCCGTAAAATTTATTGCACTGGGTAAATTTTCAATCAAACATTCTACATTCCCTCTTAGTAAATGAAATCAAAGAAATCGGCATAATGGCGACTGCAAAACGTAGAAAAcaatacatacatgcatgcatggatgtatgtatgAAAACCAAACACACCGACTTGCCTGATGATCGCCACACACTTCGCACGTCGAGCATGGAACATACGTGACGCTGCTCCCGGTATCAACAATGAGGGCGAATTTCTGAGGTGGTGTCCCGATCCTGAGCCGAGTGGTGTAGTACCTGCGCAGATCAGGAACCCCAAACGAGATGAAACGAAAACAGGTAAGATCGAATAACAGAGGGGGAGAGATCGAGATTTGAGACGCGTGTTTTTTACCCGTTGGTGAGAAGATCGTCGTAGAGCGCCATGCGGGCATTGGGGGTAATCCAACGGTCCTCTTTCTGGAGGTGTCGACGATGGGACCCATCAAGGGATTGGCGGGAGGAATTGGGTGAGGAGAGGAAGAGGGGCAGGACCATGGAGTGGCCCGCGGGGAAAGGACGGACGAGATTGACGGGATCTCCGTGAGCGGAGCAGGAATGAAAGAAGGCTTGTGGGCCATGTGGGGCAAGGGAGGAGAGGAGAAGAAAGGCAGAGGCGAGTTGGACACGTGAACGTGCGGCGAGGATCGACGACACGGGCATagcgagagagggagggagagagagagaaggagagagggaaaagGGAGAGAGTTTGAAAGTAATAAAACTTAATAAGAGATATACCTTGATATACCTTAATATTCTGCTTAAGAGTGAAGACGGATACGCTGGCAGTTAGAAATTATTCAGAAAATGCTTACGTGgaaaaaaatgcaaaataaaccgtccaaattatgatcATAAGTATAGATGTATGAAGAATCAAAACTAACTCCTTTGATTATTGAAATATTAGATTTTTTTGGGCATTTATTGTACGGTCAGAAATTAAAAATATCCGAGGGTCTTATTTTAAAAAACAGTAGTCCACTGAAGAGAGGTTAAGATTAtatgtttttgaaaattttaataagaactacctaattaatataaaAGTTACATCACACTACTATTTTAGAAAGATTTTTTAAATGCTACCTCATTAATCCATATAATTATCATTCTATAACCTTGGGCTTTGTATTTTTTAGCCTAATTAGAGTGGCCCTAAAAAACATCAAGGGCAGACAACTCTTTCCCAACTATTTCGCTAGATAAACTTGAATTACAAGTTAGCTTGATAACTTGGTCCCGGGCTTAAACTAAGATTTTGcgtacacatcacagtggccccaaatCAATAAGAGTGTGCCAAACCATTCCTTTTTTAAAGAGTAGGCTCTGTTATTGGAAAGTGACCTGGAACTTGATTTTCGTCGGGCCCATAATGTTTATGTAAGAACTGTTTGGACCATTATATATTTAGTCCTCTAGTAGGCTTAGAGAAAAGAGATAGGTTAACctatgattttggtgggccacactaaaggaaacagttgaAAGAGATaatttcacccttgatttttatgggccCACTGTGTACttctatgaaatccactccatccattagattacACACAAAGATTAGTCATATGACCCAAAAATCGTACCCATCCTTGTTTTTTGGCCCTTCAGCATATCATGGGGTGATGtacattgtaacgccctgaaattcgggggtcgagcataactcagctcccgagttccaaaacatcacttatgcaacatatttaatgatggatgtatgttgactgtattagtgcataaaacatggaatagattaagccaaaacacagatatgattcagggataagtgaataaagcaagcggaagacttatagaaaaatatgtgtacaagtgtaaattcctaaagtacatatacaagacagGTCGTATGAaatgttatttaacaaaattataaatatcaagttacatcatttaagttcccaaaaataatcccatgatcccgcacatcagaccgaggctcgctagaacccatctgaaaactgcatatacgagaaggcatcctcatcatcatccagctcccgctctgcttcagaagtcgcatccacatctgcaacatcagagcctaagacagagtctggtgagtgtttaacaccgccccagaaacgtgggagtgagtgatcaactcagtggaacaataaggcactggttaacatgttatcagttcaatcaaacagtaatgataaagcaagataattaaataaatcataagtactcttgttaatgcaaggatgtatgcaatatgatgcgtgccctcacgcgtacaccctcagcatcttcatcttacgttacgcatgacatcgcctcaaagtgcgccacatctacaaagcacatacaaatgcggtgcatggatatgattaccgagttgttattagtccatttcacacagccggattgggaagctaagataccttcctcatgtcaccatccaaacagtgatccatactagggtcgtcaatcctagacatctcatacgatcatatgtttgaggtcgtagcaaagggctcatcaccaatcaatgcacacctttcatgcctttactaccacaattcagctcgtcacctccttgcggtatccaggtatgctcgaggtcactacaaagggctcgtcaccaatcaatgtaggccgacagcacgaatatagtgtcccataccaccataatcggctcacgagtttagttagtcactggtcactacggggaggctcgtcaccccagcgtaggccgacagcttgaccacggtgtcccataccaccatgtccggctcatgagtcttagcggatcaagtaccatagttaataggatttcactggtaagttcggtaccctagattcaagcagtagcgtccatacatggtgaacatagatcggacaatcgggttacttgacgaactcgactagcacgagcgcacgttgaattgaacgacatagagtgcgcaaacactccgcgtggccaaaccactgccgacaactctaatacggctcgggttcgtctaataagtcctacgtggcgaaagcaatctcaaccacgaatatagggtcaattaccgatttcctggactaaggcatagtcccaaacacattacactactacatgtactcatgtggaatgtaaaacagtaatggaacaacaactcaaatcatggtacttaagcacttgaggaatatcaacttaacataaatgtaagcataggagatgcttgaatttaaataacttggaatgtaacttgcataaaggaaatcatgcacatcaataggagtgttgagaatcacttctcaacgcccgcaataagtgtaataagttacactttagatcattcatgcatttctacaaacacttagcatacatggaacaacatacatgacgtatgttgaaatacatgcatttagacaataccttttaccaaggagttgtcatacatgcatctagcatacatacatgacaaataatcatggcaaacacaagtgcatattttatacgtatacggtactttataaatacacagaatacacaaatctcagtatagcacatgtatatcaggaaagcaacgtaaacacaacatttggcatgtgaaatctcatccataacaagaataaatcactaactgggattgaaagccttgaaaaccataacctatacacttagagtccgcaccttaagcaaagaaagaacaccaaactgatttagacgagttgtcttcgtcaacggcgataggataccctaagacaaggatagaaatgagatacaacaacatcaagactaatctaagctctaacacaggttagggttaggttaacttaccccaaaagaactcagaaccgtcagaagaacgattcaaagtgaaggttcaaagatgaagaagaacaaggaagaatccaagatgattcaccaacttatctctctcacttcctctctcttttccactctctttccaagctagggttagagaaaattcgtatggaaaagagggctaaggtttaaggactataaataggcctattcttgatgaaaataaccccagggtcaaggtatacttaagttataaccaaagtatgcctttctcgatccaacgaagcacttctggtgggcctataaccacgaaaggtcggacttaagctccttgaccatggatttaggtcaagctgagttttcataccgaccggctcttcagatcagccgtggcggaccacactcaattcaacggtcacggaatctcgatcaggttcaCAAGCACTACGATATGCCTaagccaactatcctgatcagagggtgaaattaggtcagaatccaacgatcagatagcttaaaatcgtcgcgcaagtgacacaactcagatttcataaaagataaataaattccaaccgttctcacactcttcactccgagctcaagcaaatcgacccagaacgtcacatggacttgattttcgaggtgatggtcaagcccaactcggtgaccgcaacagcctaagatcatcgctatcggactttcgacgcgcggtccaggtccgatccagatcttccaaaaattctccagaacaactggatttagcgatggatcccagatttcagagtaacgtagcgctcactaatctacacgtttagagccatgcagatacaatttaaagtgattgatgcgaatttcacaagcaatcgagtaaagcgctaattaccccaaaaacaactacttaaggaaagattagcacataaattccaaggtcgttacatacaTGGTAGTAGCAGTAGGGTGGATATTACAGGGACCCACCCTGGCCACTAACTCATTTGCTTCGAGACCGCCACGAGGGAAGGTAGTGGAATTATCATTATACCCATTGATTAATAaggtgtttacacccatttttacACCCCTATGTGGATCGATAATAAGTTGTCACACGTCGACACTATAGTCTGATGTTGTTAGAATCATACTCACGTCTGAGGATATCTTTTACCCTTTTACTTCAGGAATATGCCTTTTCGCCATAATTGCGATGTCATAAAACCATACGCATGCCATTAGAGGAAACGAAGCATCGAATGACACATTGCCCTAAGGCATGTGCTCGGGCAACATACCCCGCACGTCTATAAAAGACCCGCTAAGGCAATGATCCTAGCACATATCCATATATGCTCAATAAGGCCGTCTCTCACAATTCTTCCAAAATGGGAGATCCTC harbors:
- the LOC131219051 gene encoding aspartic proteinase 36-like isoform X2, with product MPVSSILAARSRVQLASAFLLLSSLAPHGPQAFFHSCSAHGDPVNLVRPFPAGHSMVLPLFLSSPNSSRQSLDGSHRRHLQKEDRWITPNARMALYDDLLTNGYYTTRLRIGTPPQKFALIVDTGSSVTYVPCSTCEVCGDHQDAKFQPDLSSTYQPVKCHLNCTCDEKNTQCVYERQYAEMSSSSGVLGEDVVSFGDESMLEPQRAVFGCENLETGDLFNQRADGIMGLGRGELSIMDQLVDKGVISDSFSLCYGGMDMGGGAMVLGGISPPGDMVFSHSDPVRSPYYNIELKEIHVAGKPLQLNPRVFDSKYGTVLDSGTTYAYLPEAAFVEFRDSIVEKLHPLRQIHGPDPNYNDICFSGAGSDVSQLPKFFPEVELAFGSGQKLSLAPENYLFRHSKVHGGYCLGIFQNENDQTTLLGGIIVRNTLVTYDRENQRIGFWKTNCSELWDRLHSPGTPSPAPSASYSGNKTIGMSPTWSPSGLPNKIIPGKLQVGLIIFDLFLSLKYPDLVPRVTELEQYIARELEVNTSQVHLLNVTSKGNGSLMTWAILPPGSDDYISGAAATRIILRLTDDRLSLPYTFGSYKLVKWKVEPPLKRTWWQQRFLALVVGAILAIICSFSTFLSWYIWRHRKHPLGTYKPVNAVMPEQELQPL
- the LOC131219051 gene encoding aspartic proteinase 36-like isoform X3, coding for MPVSSILAARSRVQLASAFLLLSSLAPHGPQAFFHSCSAHGDPVNLVRPFPAGHSMVLPLFLSSPNSSRQSLDGSHRRHLQKEDRWITPNARMALYDDLLTNGYYTTRLRIGTPPQKFALIVDTGSSVTYVPCSTCEVCGDHQDAKFQPDLSSTYQPVKCHLNCTCDEKNTQCVYERQYAEMSSSSGVLGEDVVSFGDESMLEPQRAVFGCENLETGDLFNQRADGIMGLGRGELSIMDQLVDKGVISDSFSLCYGGMDMGGGAMVLGGISPPGDMVFSHSDPVRSPYYNIELKEIHVAGKPLQLNPRVFDSKYGTVLDSGTTYAYLPEAAFVEFRDSIVEKLHPLRQIHGPDPNYNDICFSGAGSDVSQLPKFFPEVELAFGSGQKLSLAPENYLFRHSKVHGGYCLGIFQNENDQTTLLGGIIVRNTLVTYDRENQRIGFWKTNCSELWDRLHSPGTPSPAPSASYSGNKTIGMSPTWSPSGLPNKIIPGKLQVGLIIFDLFLSLKYPDLVPRVTELEQYIARELEVNTSQDVVATTLLGAGCGSYSCHYLQFFNFSILVYLETQKTSTWDIQARKCRNA